A segment of the Panicum hallii strain FIL2 chromosome 1, PHallii_v3.1, whole genome shotgun sequence genome:
TTGGGGCTGGCAGGAAGGTTTGCTGCATGTTGCAAGCGTATGTCTTAAGTGTTTTAGATATTTCAGAACCATATTTCACATGGATGTTGCAAAGTAGATTTAAATGTTGTGATGTTGTATATGTTTTACATATATATTGCAAGTTTTTATCTGGAGATTGCATCTTCGATGAGAGATTTGAATGTTCCATGCAACATAAAACAGATGTTGCGATAGGTTTTTTTCCTCATCATCAACGGATGGCTATGTTGCAAACGATGATTTTCTATATTACAACGTTTATTTTCTATGTTACGGCCGTTATTTTTCGATGTTGCGGTGGACTAATGCTATGTTACGGCCGTTATTTTTCGATGTCGCGGTGGCCTAATGGAGTTTTCGATGTGTTCCCGACGGACGTCCGAACGCTGGAACGCTGGCAGCGCCGTTAGGAAGTTCCGTCCGAATTTCGttgaattattatttatgaattcaTTCACACTACAGACCTTTCAGCAAAATCTATCCTCTCGACAAGGCTGGACGTCAGACTTAAGTTGACGCTTATCGCTCAGAAACAAAAGAATCGAAGCTTAGCTACGAACATTCAGTCGAGAAAGTAAAACCGGACAGGCGGACAGTGTTCAACTGCCGAAGAGTTTACTAGTTCTATACATCAGATCTCTTGCTGATGAATTGATTTGCCAAGCAGGCATAGACATCAAATTCTATTAAGTTCGACGGCTGATGGCCAAGTGCTGTCCTGCGCATCATATTACAAGACTTGGACAGAGACCAGATCTGCCATGGTTTCCAGCTCGAAAACACCGCGCAATTCACTAACTCAAACATGTATAGCCGACTAAGCTAAGATCAAAGGGCGCCCACATGCGAGAATTTCGTCACCCATATAGCTCGCGCCAGGGTTCCTGAACGATTGGTGATTTTTCAATCCCCCTCTCGAGAACAGATTCTTTGCTGAACTCCAGGTTGGTGTGCCTGGCCAAGTGCTGTCCTACACACTGCAACATCTGACAATAGGAAGAGAAATTGGATGAGCCAAGAGCTAACAAGCTTCACAATTTGCAACTTACAAGCACGAAGTATGCATTCTTTCACAGTTCCACAGAACTGCACTGGATGTTCTTAGAATCATAGCATATAGGCTACTGCTATGGGCATCTGTGTACAATGCTTCATATAAAAATATTATAGTTCAGGAGTTTAAAGCATAGCAGAAAACATGACGTGTTTCTTTCTATTTGGGCAGAAGAAAACTGGAAAAGCAGATGTTATCTACAGATGACAAAACTTTAGAGGGTTCTCTCTATGTTGCATCCTTAAAGGCTTTGGAGGTACCAAGGTAAAAGATTAATTAACCCATTTTAACATTACTAATTAGTGTGACTATTGTTTCAGTAGCAGGGGCAAAGCTAGCTCTAGACTTACCATGGTGCACCCAAGGAGCATACAAAAATTTATAGCAATCGATGGTGAATTTGGGCCTAGCTAGTGGCAAAATTGTCCTTGCACTGGTGCACTGGTGCACTGGCACCAGGCAAACTGAACACAGCGTCACCCCTGTTCGGTATTGTTTCCGATTTGATCAGAACAATTCTGGCAATTTTCAGTAACTATGTGGTCTGCAGAGCTTCTACTAAAACAAGGGGGCGCACAACAGAAGCAAAGGAAGGCAGAAATACAGAGTGACATACAATTATCCAAGGCGTGAGATCTAGATACCAGTAAAGAATAATTCAATCAGAATCAACAGAGTAGACAAGATTACCTCAAGATCAGAAACTGTAGAGCTTTTGCCTTGCTGCTGCCCACCAGAAGTGACAAGAAGAACTGTAGGCATCTTCAACACTCGTACCATTTCTAGCAAACATACTATTGGTTCACTACGGATTTGCAAGGATGTAGGAGGTTTAGTAGTCCCGTCAACCAACAAGTGAGTAAAGTCAGTTGTTGCCCCTAATTCAGCACCATGAAGTACTGGCGATGCTTTGGTTGCATGTTCTGTTCCATGATGATAGCTTGATGATCTTGTGATGAATGGGACAATTAGAACTCGCTCAGTGGAAGTAGATTCAGCAGAAATCAGTTCTAGGACCTCATTCATAACACACGCTGCAAGAGGGGGCTTATAATCTGGCACAACAAAAATAGACACCTGGCAATAAACAACAGAGCTTAAATACAACAATTTTCTTATGGAGTGCAGAAAGGGGTTAAAAACAGTGCAGATCCAATATCAACAATCAGGAACACAATTGACGTTTCATGTCATAGCAAAGTATAGTCAAATCTTCATTATCAAATCATTCCCATAGTGGACTAACAGCTTGACAGCCAACAGCCCTTACAGTCGTGTAATCTGGAACTGACAGCTGAATATCAGTTGCAAAAGGACCATATCGACAAAGATTCAAAGAATAAAACATTGTTAGCAGAAGCAACATGAAACCAATTGCATGTTACACATGTTAAAATTCCGAAAACATGCTTATTTCCATATTTCATCTAATAAAATTCAAGCAAGACAAAAAAAAAGGGTGTGAATCCCACTAGGAAAGTGTCCTTTTCCATTGTCATCGATTGCCTCCAGGCTCCAGGTGCATAATCATTACCATGCAATGTCATTTTGATGTTGTCCAAATGTGATAAGTTGGTTGAGATTTAAGAATGAAATCCATGAAAACATAATTATGTTATACTTGCTAAACCATATTCAGTATTGATTCATCAGGCGTAGTATTGCAAGTAAAGAGGTAGACAGGATCACAGCAACAAAAACAAGGTTGGCATTCACAAAGTATTCATTGAGATCAGATCAGGATGCAAGTTCACAAAAAACAAGGACGACGTGGCACCCGCAACCTAGCATCTGTTCGTCAGTCATGACAAGTTGATAATGAACATTTGTTTTCCACCAAGGAAAGTCTCAGCCTACACTCACTACTAGCAAACCCCAACGACGGAAAGGTCTGAACCCTGGAGCTTCCAAGATGTTATATTTCTCAGGGAGTTTAACAAACGGTGACAGGGTGACAGCAGGTGTACGCTTTCCACATACATTTTTCATTTTCCAGTGTCCTCGCCTTTGCCAAAAAATTTAAACTCCTTGGAAGAACACTATCTTCCAGTTTGATGGATCATgcccattttgttaaagaaaaACAGTTGCTTGTCTAGTAACCTTCAGCACATTCACCCAAAACAGAAACAACAAGCATTCCGTTCATTTAGCTAAGTTTGAACTAGTACCACACGAATCGAACCGATAGGACGGGTAGAAACCCTCTTGGGCCCATTACCTGTGGAGAGCCACTGGAATCAGAGAAGCTCAGGAGCTCGACGGACGCCTTCTCGCCGTCGAGCCCGTACTTTGCGAGGGGGAGCTCCAAGGGCGCGGCCTCCCTGCAAAAGACATCAAGCATCAACCGCTGAAGGGCCCAGCAGGCGGACGCTGCGGGATTGGGGGCAGGTCAGGTTAGGGTTTAGGCGGGAGGAGGAACCTCGTGAGCCCTGGCGGCGGGTGGAGGGCATCTGCGAGCGCCGCGCCGTATCCTGCGGCGTCGCGGACGAGGACGAGCACCCTGGATGCCACCCGCATCGCCGCTGGTCGCCGGCGCCGTAACGAGACGATCGGAGCGAGTGCGGAAGGGGAGAGAGGCTTGTCAGTGAAGCACCGCAGGCGGCAGGCCGCAGCAGCTACAAGGAGTCGAGGGCAAGGCCCTTCCAATATTGGGCCTTCCCACTTCTTACCTCATGGGCCTCCGCCCGCTCGTCGTCGTCCCCGCTGCCCGAAAACGATGGGCCACGCCACATAGCACTCCTCGAATTTTTAATGGTGTAGTATTGTTTTTGGATAAAATTCTTTTCAACGATGCATCGTCCTGCAGGTTCGGCTCTTCGACGAACGATGCTGTCAGGCTTGCACCGGAGGTTACTTCGGGGAGATTTCATTCGCGCACGTGGTGATCCCTACTAGCGCTCCACTAATACTGGTGCCATTAGCTGACACGACACGAGCATGTCAGCATGCAGAATGCGTCAGCGCTCTTGTTTGTCGACGAGCCGCCAAATTTCTGGCTGGTCGATCTCACGAGCAGAAAAATCTTGCTTCCTGAAACCGGCATGAATCGTACTCATAGGTTGTAAGATCCAGAGGGAGTTGACCCGGGAGCAACCGACAAAAGCCCGTGACTTGACCTCGCTCGCCAATGGACAGCCACGGGCTAAACTCATTGAACAGCACTGCGTTtcgttctttctttctttctttctttctttctttctttctttcttttttaaaaGGAACAACACAGCACTGAGTTTAGGGCTTTAAAATTCCGCGGAGAAAGGAAAATTGGATTTGGATGGGAACCGAAATGCTAAGAACGGATAGCTCCAAAGAATTAGAGAAGCCCGATTCAGTCACTTGGAGCGTCAGCTAATTTTTGTTAACTAGCTAAAAAGTGGTTGACAGACGGTTACTGGTTAGTTTATGCAGTGGAGTGAGTGCTCGATATTCTTCGGTGATCCACTTCACTGACTGATTCATATAAAGGCTTTACTATACAGTTTCTCGAGAACTCGTCGGTTTCTCAATCCCAACCTAGTCAGCTGGAGTATAGCTCGGATGGGCTTTATTATTTAGTACTACGTCTCACAACTGCCAATTGTTACAATCTACAGTAGAAAAACGTCAATAGCGTCAGTGGAGTGGCTGCTTGTGATTCTACATGATTATACAACACAGCGTGTCTAATTCTGGACAAATTCTTAATCAGAATGATTGATGGTAGGTGGTTGCAGGCTAGCAGCAAGGTTCAGACAAGTTAGGTGGAGTAAGTTGTAAAGCTCAGAGACACCAGCACAAGTAGTGAGGACAGTAACATGTATAGTAACACTAACAGAAACATCTTCGTGGCATGTTCATATACAGGTAAACTTTACAGCTACCTTCTAAATGCATACATGGtacatgttttttttttgagattaTACATGGTACATGTTTAACAGatcatgttttttttttgagattaTACATGGTACATGTTTAACAGATCGACTAACTCAACTTTAATCCATCCGACAGAACCATCTACAGGAATTTACAGCCTTCCACGCCTAAATGCCTAATCCAAGCCCAAAGAAAACCACAGACAGCAAATCCACACATGGAGGAGTAAAACacatggtttccatgcgaagcAGACATCAAGATTCAAGAAGTAGCTGGGAGTTCCTCTGCAACGCTGTCGATCATGGCCGCATCACCTTCGTACGCGATAGAGCATGCAGCATGCTAGAGTATGGTGCAGGtgttgctgccgccgccacggCGGGGCACCGCTGCCATGCTCTGCCTCCGCTTGCTGCTGGAGGAGGAGTTGTGGTCCATGGACTGGTAGTCGTGCCTCTCCACCAGCGGCGAGTAGTTGCCCGGGTggctctgcgccgccgccagcgaGTAGCTGCTGACCCTGGCCCCGTAGCCGCCGTAGCCGTAGCCGTGGCCGAACCCCCCCGCGACGGCGCCCACCGGCGACGGGTAGTAGTGGTAGGCGTAGGGGCTGGCGGGCGCCGCGGCGTAGCTGCTGTTGTACTGCCACTGGGGGTGGCTGCCGTTGTACGGCGACCGcatcgccgccacctcctgcttggtcCCCGGGAGcgggagcgccgccgcctcgaacGTGTCGTGCGTCCGCAGCTCCACGATCTCCGCCTGGCCCACCTTCTTCTTGAGCTTCCTGACCAGCTTGTTCGAGTCCACGCCGGTGCCGATCACCAGCAGCAGGCTCTTGTCGCCGCCGGCCAGCGTCACGGACTCCACCCCTGCTCGAATTGGGAATTACTAATGATCCTTTTTTGCTGACAGGAACGAGCCGCTTCAGAATTCTCAATCGGAAACAGGAACAGAGCGCGGACACATACCGCTGACAGCCGCCGCCACTTTCATGGCCTTGGCCTGGCACTTGTCGGACTTCGCATGCATCCGGATTATGATCTCCTTCTGAAAGAATTCGACAGGTACAAACAAACAAGTTCACAAGTTATGAAAAACAATTCAACCCAAGCAAAGAGAACACGAAATTTGCAGAACAAGAAGAAGCAGATCGAAGCTGGAAAGAAGAAGCTAGATACTTACCCTCATGGTTGTGCTTTGTTGAATTGCTGCAGTGTTTTGTGAGCTAGCTCGAATAAGGGAAGCTGCTCTGCGTGGATGCTGAGAGAGGAAAGAGAAGTGTGTGGTTCATCTCAAGTACTGACAGCCAGGAGGAAGGGTAGGATTATATGTGATGTGCTTGCCACTTGCGTGACAAAAGGCCTGGTTTAGTTGGTACTCTAATGTACTTGGTACTTGGTAGGCAAGCAAGCGTAATCACGGACTAATAAACCTCACAAGTCGAGATATTTAACTGGTATGACTTTGACCAAGAGTCTCGTAGTTATCTGGAAATTTTGGCGGTTTTATGCTCGTCACTGGAGGCCCAACAACATCATAAACTAAGAAGGCCCGGCCCACTCACTAACTTCTACAGTTCTATTGATGACGGGAAAATAGGCCCACTAAGTTCTAATTCAGGTACCTGCAAAGTTCATTTCAGAAGGCCGTGAGCGCACAATTGTTTATGCCCTGAAGGTTCACTAGTTACTTATAACCACATGCGGGTTACTATTAGTACAGCGGAGTTTCGAATTCCGTGTTGGAAAGCTCAAGTACTAGTTGAGTTTTGAACGTGTGAATTAAAAGTCCAAAATTCGAGCTGATGAATGCATGAGGTTTGAGGtgggcaaaagtttcaccagCTAGCGGAGAAGTTTCGCCACTGAACATCCAAATTACCAGAGCGTCAAAGATGGAAACAGCAAGTTAGGAGTCAAAACGTTCTCGACTACTAATTCAAGTCTCACTACTTGGGAAACCAGGAGACTTTCACCGGTTAGCTGTAAATCAAAATGAATGTTCTCTTGATACAGACTGAAATGAAAATCACACAATGCAAGTTGTTTTTGTTTACGGTCATTTTAATTTTACAGTCATCACACAAGTTGTCAGGTATATTCAGGTAGCTAATCGATCGGTGAAACGTTCTTTGGACAGCGACTCGAAAATTTGCATGCTACTACTCAACTTGTCATTAGTAGTGGCGCTGCTCAGTGTTACATGCCATGCATGAACCAGTCAAAACGTGCTAATGATCCTGCAGGTATCAACCCACGTTCGAAACAGAGTTTAAGATGAGATGGAAGTGTTCAGAGTTGACAACGACCATGCAAATTACTACTAAAAGATAGCGAAGTGTGGCCGGCCACACGTCCGGCCCCAGGTATACTTGCATTGACTCGCTCCCCACGGCACATGTATAGTAGAATTAGATCTTACTACTCCGGAAAAATTGCATTTTGCATCGTTGCTGTTTTGAGTTCCAGTGTGGTCGTGCAGTAGGTGTGTACGAACTCTCAGCTGCCCCCAGCTGAGCCGAGCAGCACTTTGGATTAGGCAAGCAGCTGTGTAGTATGACGTGAGGCGAGAGGTGGACGGGTGCAATGTTTGGGTCAAGAAATTGCGTGAAAATGACCGGAGAAACCTCACGTGGGAATTGAAGAATGCTAGATAGTATTAAGCAAGCAGTAATACTGAATTACTGATGCAGCGGGTGAGGCAAGAGGTGGCTGctgtacaacccaactttagTGCCATCGACTTGTATTGAAAACAAAGCACTTTTACATAGTGGTAGACACAGGTAGCTAGAAAAGCAGAGGTATTCATCATTCAGGTAGCACTCTGGTTCGTGGCGATTGCCTGAAGATGGGGAGGCACACGCCTTTTGCAGAGCGTCCGAGGTTGGTCGTTCCTGCCGGCCcccgggcgcgggcgggcgtCTATCTTTCGGGAGCTGGAAATTAACTAAACGGCAGGACGCGCCGCCCGCTTGCTGCTTTAGCTCTTCCTCCAGGGTTTGCCAAGGATCGCAAGTGTGGTGGCCGGCGTTGGTCGGGAAGGGGAAGCCGGTGCTCATCGATCAAGGATTCCCTTGCCCCAGCGACATTTGAAATTTGCCAAATTTCTCCCCACATATGGTTTTGAAGTATAGGATGTTCAGGAAAAGATAATTTGCAAAACACATACCGAGTGGCTTTCCCTAAACATTATATATTTAAAAAACTTAAGGGGCACGGCGTTTGCAGAGCGTCCGAGGTTCGTTCCTACCTGTCCACGTCGTCCTCCTGCGCTGGGCATCGCCAAGCGGATGCAAGATCgtgtttggcacagctgaaacttgtTCAGAAGTCAGCTGGTGGCTAGCTGGCCAgagaagcagctggtcacaggctctgtttggcacagctgaaacttaTTCATAAATTATTAACAATTAATATATCATACAATTAATCATAAATTACTCTTAAATAAGATAATGCtaacttaattataaattagaTAACATAACATAGTGTCATTACACAAATAAATTAGGCCGGCGCGgtgtgcggggggggggggggggcggggcggcgccgggcgcgggggcggaggccggcgcggggagcggaggcaggcgcggggagcggaggccggcgccgggggcggggggcgggggccagcgcagggcgcgggggcggaggcagaggccggcgcggggagcggaggcaggcgcggggggcgggggccgggggcgggggcaggggccggcgcagggcgtgggggcggaggccgaggaGGGCGCGGGGGGcaggggccggcgcgggggcggaggccgaggagggcgcgggaggcgggggccggcgccgggggcgggggtgGAGGCCGGCGCGTGGGGCCGGAGGCTGAGGGCGCGGGGgcggaagctgcagaaggtggtcCGCTCCCGCTGCTCACCGACGCGCGTTTTGTGAAGGAGGTGGGTAAGCGTTGCCGGAGGAAGCGGTGAAGAAGCCTAGTGTTTTGCCAGCCCACAGCTTAAAATTGATGAGAAGCTGGTTCAAAGGCTGTGCCAAACAGGGCTTTGGTCAGAGCTGAAAACTAAGCAGCACGCACCGTCCGTtcgctgtttttttttttgtacTTTTTTTTTAGTTTGCCTCCATGGTCTTGACAAGGATTTGCATCCCACACACAGGGCACGGCAAACCGTGCGCGCTGGTGGGCGTTGGTTGGGATTTGGGAGAAGCTCTGCTACGTGCCTGCCAGTGGTCAATGTCATCGACCCTTGCCGGCGTGGTgggcgcagcagcagcaacagcgcGCGTCACAGGAGCACCGTGATTATCTTAACGAGTCGGTCAGTTCACTAACACAAAGCTATGAGTCGAGCCCCACCAGTTCTGAGGTGGTGAAGTGTGAAGTTAACGAGCCTATGAACTAGCCCATCAACCCGCGCGgaactaattagaattaatataaaaatataatttatagctaataattataattatctatctcacgtcctctttcatctattaaatctaacgcatactctaaaatacatatttatcattatctagtATTTCATTTTGCATCATACCTCCATGTGTATTTAATTAAACTATCTGTCTGTGAATTggtattcttatctcttccatcatacatgaatacatggTGACCCATGATATATCATGAGTAGTATTTTTTATaaacaataacataaataatatattaatgatgttagaaatagtaatttagaatttctatattggtgcactttaatattttgttagaattatataatttagattcagatttaAGGGTTACTTTAATTTTTAATAATAAAATAATTGGATAATTGATACATCTTTATGGAGTTATTTTagtctatttttataatggtagaTGCGGATAATTTATTAGAAAAGGTAATAGGTCTAATGACTATTATGATGATTAGATTATGATGATTAAAGTTGTTAGATTGATGGCTAGATTTTTTGATTTTTGTAAGAATTTGTTggatttctctatttttttagaaCGTACACCTAGTATCTTAGGTGGCTTCATCTGGAGACTTTAAAAAGAACCTCTAATGGTAAGTTTGGCACGGATATTTTTTTTTGTTAATTTCTCATAGTGGCAGCTGTAGGTATTTCATAAGTAAGTAAAGAGGTACCTTGAGTCAATCTTTTAATGCTAACAGTTGTTGGTCGCAAAGTAGTTAGATAGCTTTTGAACACTTTGTGAGCTAAAAATGGAAAAATTCGAGTTGTTTTTGCGAGGAAAAAAATTCATGAAGTTCGAGGTTATCAAAGCTTCAATAATTATCAAGCTACTTACTATGGATCTAACAACCGAGCGTCCAAATTAACGACCCAAGAGCTCAAAATTTCAAAAGTTTAACAAAAACGTTCTTGACTGCTGTTTCAGTACTAGGGAGACCGATGCTCGGCGGTAACCTATCAACGAGCACCGGCCCTTTCGATAGAGACGGTCAAGAAATTTCGCAAACCGCCATGCACGCAACTGGTTACCGCAGTTTGAGCATGACTGCGACTGCGACGTGGCCACACCCTGCGCAAACTACGGTCAAGAAACAGCCATGCACGCCGTGGAAGGAAGCTCCTTGGACAACGACTCGTAGATTTACACGCGGCTGCACAAGTTGTCAGTGGTTGTGGCGCTGCCGCTCAGTGCTACTACATCTACATGAACGGCAAAGTCAGATGTGGCAATGATCGATCATGATAGGCATCAGCACAACACACGCTTAAACTAAGCGGCAGCAGTTTAACGAGGACGGAGGAGTTGACCGTGCAAATTAAGATGATAGAGAGAAGCAGGGTGTGGCCACCTCGCAGGCCTATCCGATCCCGGCCGGCTCCGACGGCACAAATTATATATATTTAGATTATTGGGTCAATCTAAAaaactaataaaataaattagaataGCAATATGCGTAAATAATTTGGAAGAAGAAATGAATTAGAATGGCATTCCTCGCACTAATCTTTTATACATTATAATAAAATTTATATATACGAACTACCTTTCGTTCTTAAATAAATCAGGTCTCCAAATTATACAGGACGCGCACCGTCCATCCGCTGCTTTGGTTCACCTCCTTGGTTGGCCAAGGATCCGCCCGCCGTGCAACCCACACAGGGCACGGCAAGTGTGCTGCTGGTCGGCTGGGAACTAGCGGGGGCGGGAGCGCAACGTGTACGTGCGTGGACGCCGGTGGTCGTCGGTCATTGGCCGAACAGTCTGGCGTGGCGGACGCACACGCGGCGGCGCGCGTCGCGGGAGCAACGCGGTTTATCCATCGTTTCCGCGCGCGTTACGCCGTTGCGATCCCTCCACGCCCTTCGGTGGGTTTTGTTTTTCAAGAATGAAGAACCTCCAGATTCTTTGGAAATCAGCCTGCAGGCCACCGGCCACAAGCACCTCGACCCCACGATACGGTAAAGCATTTACcactccttttttttttcctcgcGCGCACACTGTCCGACCCAACCGGATCGAGTTAGTGCGGTTGATGGTTCAACGACCGGAGCTCCGTCGGTCTCCACGCCTGCTTTTGCTCTGTCTCCGTGGGTACCTGAGCATCTTGCGGCCCcgtcctttcctttcctttcctttctttctcctgGAAACGGGAAGTTCCAAGAAGAACATGTGCGTGCACAATTCGCAGCAGGAGCACTGATTCAGCGGCGCATGTATGTGGGAAACAGGCACGAGAGACGGCAGCATCCAGTACGAGAGATCGTGGCGGCAGCTGCAGCTAAGCAATCGATTCAGCGACAAGAGCACACATCCAAGACCAAGACAAGCGGCTCTCGACAGGAACTCACGTCTGCTGATTTATTTGTATTTTTGGCGAGAAAACTCGCGTTTACATCCCACTAGCTTCACAAATCCACAAAGCATGTGGCTACACAAATGAATGAAACGGTGCAGGGGCACAACTAAAACAAGCCCCTGCTTCGAGTAAGAAACTGCAGGACACAGAAGAAAACAGTCGCACACTcgcatcatcatcaccatctacATACAGAGAGAAGACAAGCACATCCTGATCCTACACACTATAAACGCTACCGTATTGATTCCTAGCTACTACATGATGGAGCAGCCGGCGTTGGGGTCGGTCGAGGGCGGGTAGTACTCATGGTGCACCACGGTGGGCGCCGCGGCGTACGCCGCCGGCGGGTAGTACCCGTACGACGCCGGCTGGTGGTGGCCGTAGTACTCCGGCGCGTAGCTGGTCGTCGCGGGataggagccgccgccgccgtagctgCTGCTCCCCCCGTACCCGGAGTCGACGCGCGAGAGGCCGCTCCCGGCGCGGGACCCGTAGAGGGTGCGGAGTTCGACGAGGTCGGCGCGTCCCACCTTGCGTCGCAGGCGCGTGGTGAGGTCGTTGCAGTCGACGCCGTCGCCGACCACCCGCAGCAGGCTCTTGTCCTTGCCCGCCAGCGCCACCGACTCCACcccagccaccgccgccgccaccttcatCGCCCTGGCGCCCTGGCCCTTGTCCGAGCCGCCCTGCATCCGGATCACCATCTCCGTCTGTATGTAGCACCAAACAACAacaggaagaagaagaatgctCAGGCCTTTATCAAATCGAAGCCTAGCTCGCAGATGATGGAACTGCCAGCAGGATCTGCGTATAGTACCCTCATGCTGTGTTGCTGCTGTTGTTGCCGAGTGTCCAGTGATGAGCGAATTGAACGATCAATGATGTGCGCACGCGATCGTTGCTATTGCTGTCAGGTGTCGAGCCGGTTTGTTGAGAGCGGAGGAGGGCGCCTGTCCCGCCTTATATACGCATGCCGCCAGTGGGGTTAGTTTCAGGGCAATTGCCTCCGCAGCGcgtgccgccgcctcctgcaccGGATGCTTTCCCTTTGCGCCGAAGCAGAGTGCCGCCCACGAATCCAATTGAAGAAAAAAAGCACGGCGTTTCAGACCGGCCGTGAACGGGAGCATGGAATCTTGGGTACGAGGAGGTAGGAAGGCTTGGAGGTTTTTACCAGCCGGTACGCGGCGTTGCGGGAATATTATTATACGCGCGCTCGTATACGCAGTTACGCATACGCCACCGGCCGTATGCGTTGCCTGCCGATGGACAGCTCGGTGGCATGGAATCCAGAGGGACCGTGTCTTGTGGCTTGCAGGCTGCGGCTACCGTGTGGAGCGTTCACGGCCACGCGATGCCGGAGGTCGGTTTGGTGGACGCCCGGGATCGAGCGAGGGACCGGGCAGGGCAAGTCAAGGGTGTTGGTGAGACCAGCTGGCCGAGTAGTTCAACAAAGCCGGTGGCGGTTGGAAACGGTCGCCAGGGTGCCTGCAGGTCAAGCCAGCTTCACCGGTCATCAGATAAGAATTCGCCAATCATCGAGGTGATGTGTTGGTGGTGTCCGGTAGGTTCTTTCGCTCTCATtttctgaagaacaatatgaagCTGCATTTGTTCCTCTTTTCTTCACGAGGAGAGGCGTTTGTTCCTGGTGCGGAGCAAACCCGGAGCTCTGAATTTCTTTTGTTGTCTGCTGCTGAACCACGGCAATCTTTTTGGCAGCTCCTTTTTGGAACCGACGCAGTACCGCTTCCTCGAAATTTACCAAAACTATCGGAAGAAGCGTCGGTCTGACTCGGTAGCGCTCTGCGATCTTCGACTCTGTCCTCGTTACACCGAAACTTTTTCACACACTCTTTCATGATTCTCGTGAAATTGCTGCAGTTGAATCTGTCTCCAATGCGAAAATTTTATTCTCTAGGAAAACTGTACAGAGAGGGTCTTGGCCCATCAAGTCCCTTCCCAGAAACAGAATCAAGCCCATGAAAAGGAGGAGTTTCATGG
Coding sequences within it:
- the LOC112893778 gene encoding uncharacterized protein LOC112893778: MRKEIIIRMHAKSDKCQAKAMKVAAAVSGVESVTLAGGDKSLLLVIGTGVDSNKLVRKLKKKVGQAEIVELRTHDTFEAAALPLPGTKQEVAAMRSPYNGSHPQWQYNSSYAAAPASPYAYHYYPSPVGAVAGGFGHGYGYGGYGARVSSYSLAAAQSHPGNYSPLVERHDYQSMDHNSSSSSKRRQSMAAVPRRGGGSNTCTIL
- the LOC112886357 gene encoding uncharacterized protein LOC112886357, yielding MRVASRVLVLVRDAAGYGAALADALHPPPGLTREAAPLELPLAKYGLDGEKASVELLSFSDSSGSPQVSIFVVPDYKPPLAACVMNEVLELISAESTSTERVLIVPFITRSSSYHHGTEHATKASPVLHGAELGATTDFTHLLVDGTTKPPTSLQIRSEPIVCLLEMVRVLKMPTVLLVTSGGQQQGKSSTVSDLEMLQCVGQHLARHTNLEFSKESVLERGIEKSPIVQEPWRELYG
- the LOC112879962 gene encoding uncharacterized protein LOC112879962; translated protein: MRTEMVIRMQGGSDKGQGARAMKVAAAVAGVESVALAGKDKSLLRVVGDGVDCNDLTTRLRRKVGRADLVELRTLYGSRAGSGLSRVDSGYGGSSSYGGGGSYPATTSYAPEYYGHHQPASYGYYPPAAYAAAPTVVHHEYYPPSTDPNAGCSIM